One window of the Streptomyces asoensis genome contains the following:
- a CDS encoding SpoIIE family protein phosphatase, whose amino-acid sequence MVAVSDGQMSSGQAPAAVWAPVGQPVLSLALTSMMDAVGAHSGAVYLLPVDESVLEMAVMAGLPRSFAAPWERVGLSAPIPVAEAVRERRLVWVGGAEDMARRYPRIAVVLPYPFALAALPVLTATRVYGAVFVTWPGSHPPELADRERQELTAACERLALRLERAASKNRSVRAETDLLDAGRLGGVADTLGTIEAARMVSRLPYGMCSLDVSGRIGFANEAASELLGVPVGGLLGSQLWAAVPWLNDPLYEERYRAALLSQEATSFVALRPPSQWLSFRLYPSTTGISVRISRARAVSEMSPTGPRSEDAPTRLVSMSQALSMAGALTETVSVQDVVGLVADEIAPAVGSQALALLGARAGRLHVLGHHGYPDPHVVERFDRTPLSSPTPGAHAVAHGVPAFFDSREHLERLYPARRSSPDGFAAWAFLPLIASGRPVGACVLAYAEPRAFSTHERAVLTSLAGLIAQALDRALLYDVKHQLAHGLQAALLPHSLPTLAGIEATARYLPATRGMEIGGDFYDLVPSHPHAAAVIGDVQGHNVTAAGLMGQIRTAVRAYTTVGQEPAEVMRSTNRLLIDLGSDLFASCLYLWLDPARGRAVMARAGHPPPLLRRPDGRVRVLDLAGGPLLGIDASATYPTTEVELTDGCVLALYTDGLIETPGVDIEDAIADLGRRLGEAGDRPLAELADELVGHYAAADERMDDVALLLLRARGDA is encoded by the coding sequence GTGGTCGCCGTGTCGGACGGGCAGATGTCGTCCGGTCAGGCGCCCGCGGCCGTATGGGCGCCGGTCGGCCAGCCGGTGCTCTCCCTGGCACTGACGTCGATGATGGACGCCGTCGGGGCGCACTCCGGTGCCGTCTACCTGCTTCCCGTCGACGAGTCGGTGCTGGAGATGGCGGTGATGGCGGGGCTGCCCCGGTCCTTCGCGGCGCCCTGGGAGCGGGTGGGTCTGAGCGCGCCGATCCCGGTTGCCGAGGCGGTGCGCGAACGGCGGCTGGTGTGGGTGGGCGGGGCGGAGGACATGGCCCGCCGCTATCCGCGGATCGCCGTCGTGCTGCCCTATCCCTTCGCGCTGGCCGCGCTGCCGGTGCTGACCGCGACCCGGGTGTACGGCGCGGTCTTCGTCACCTGGCCCGGCTCGCACCCGCCGGAGCTCGCCGACCGGGAGCGCCAGGAGCTGACGGCGGCCTGCGAGCGGCTCGCGCTGCGACTGGAGCGCGCCGCGTCGAAGAACCGTTCGGTGCGGGCCGAGACCGATCTGCTGGACGCGGGCCGGCTGGGCGGTGTCGCCGACACGCTCGGCACGATCGAGGCGGCACGGATGGTGTCGCGGCTGCCGTACGGAATGTGCTCGCTCGACGTGAGCGGACGGATCGGCTTCGCGAACGAGGCGGCCTCCGAGCTGCTCGGCGTCCCGGTGGGCGGGCTGCTCGGTTCGCAGCTGTGGGCTGCGGTTCCCTGGCTGAACGATCCCCTGTACGAGGAGCGCTACCGGGCCGCGCTGCTCAGCCAGGAGGCCACCTCGTTCGTGGCGCTGCGCCCGCCCTCGCAGTGGCTGTCGTTCCGGCTGTATCCGAGTACCACCGGGATCAGCGTGCGGATCAGCCGGGCCCGGGCGGTGTCGGAGATGAGCCCGACCGGTCCCCGCTCGGAGGACGCGCCGACCCGGCTGGTGTCGATGTCACAGGCGCTGAGCATGGCCGGAGCGCTCACCGAGACGGTGAGCGTGCAGGACGTGGTGGGGCTGGTGGCGGACGAGATCGCGCCGGCGGTGGGCAGTCAGGCGCTGGCGCTGCTCGGCGCACGGGCCGGGCGGCTGCACGTGCTCGGGCACCACGGGTACCCCGACCCGCATGTCGTGGAGCGGTTCGACCGGACGCCGCTTTCCTCCCCGACGCCGGGCGCGCACGCGGTCGCGCACGGCGTCCCGGCGTTCTTCGACTCCCGGGAGCATCTGGAGCGCCTGTACCCGGCCCGGCGCTCCTCCCCCGACGGCTTCGCCGCCTGGGCCTTCCTGCCGTTGATCGCCTCCGGCCGCCCGGTGGGAGCCTGTGTGCTGGCCTACGCCGAACCGCGTGCGTTCTCCACCCACGAGCGTGCGGTGCTGACCAGCCTCGCCGGGCTGATCGCGCAGGCTCTGGACCGCGCCCTGCTCTACGACGTCAAACACCAGCTGGCGCACGGGCTTCAGGCGGCGCTGCTGCCGCACTCGCTGCCGACGCTGGCCGGGATCGAGGCGACCGCCCGCTATCTGCCCGCCACCCGGGGCATGGAGATCGGCGGGGACTTCTACGACCTGGTGCCCTCGCACCCGCACGCGGCGGCCGTGATCGGTGACGTGCAGGGGCACAACGTGACCGCGGCCGGGCTGATGGGCCAGATCCGCACCGCCGTCCGTGCGTACACGACGGTGGGGCAGGAGCCGGCGGAGGTCATGCGCAGCACCAACCGGCTGCTGATCGACCTCGGCTCCGACCTGTTCGCGAGTTGTCTCTATCTGTGGCTGGATCCGGCCCGGGGGCGGGCCGTCATGGCCCGGGCCGGGCATCCCCCGCCGCTGCTGCGCCGGCCGGACGGCCGGGTGCGGGTTCTCGACCTCGCGGGCGGTCCGCTGCTGGGCATCGACGCCTCGGCGACATATCCGACGACGGAGGTCGAGCTGACCGACGGCTGTGTCCTCGCCCTCTACACCGACGGGCTCATCGAGACGCCGGGGGTGGACATCGAGGACGCGATCGCCGACCTGGGGCGGCGGCTCGGCGAGGCCGGGGACCGTCCGCTGGCGGAGCTGGCCGACGAGCTGGTGGGACACTACGCCGCCGCGGACGAGCGGATGGACGACGTGGCGCTGCTGTTGCTGCGGGCGCGGGGTGACGCGTGA